A stretch of the Ensifer sp. PDNC004 genome encodes the following:
- a CDS encoding TadG family pilus assembly protein, whose product MLWNPMRSLARARSGNIGVSAALAMPLVITSMALAIDYGYLTVQKREMQSTVDLAAIAAAANVSSAEKAVLNHFANNGLNYGVSTPNGLLTIDGKTLPPGDINTAKLDGVATVTRGRYVPDPSVDAGQRFIKDATPTDAVQVMLERKGDIFLASIFTKAPDLSVYGTAASSKIAAFSVGSRLASLNDGLLNSILGQMLGTTISLKVMDYQALIDADIDIQPFLKIIATRLNLTAASYEDVLKANLTMPQLLASMRLVQGLSGTVTAALKSIELSTSSDKSTFTLAQILNLDPKKSLQIDAGSDWAMRVSALQIVSAAAAIANGENQIALNAVAGLPGIASAKVKLAIGEPPVETPSHRLGTPGAAVRTAQTRLAVEVNVDGLAALAGIRIRLPIYVELAYAEAKLADIRCYGGTPENASVSVDAVPGIAEIAVGDVDPAVLSNFSSDARVQRAKLVDALVVKIDALAHVEAQNLKPTRLSFSPSEVAARSIKTVSTKDILTSTTQTLLNNLDLNIQVLFLTLGSPTIVQQALAQTLGAVTKPVDDLLYNLLLLVGVRVGEADVRVTGVKCQSPVLVQ is encoded by the coding sequence ATGCTGTGGAATCCCATGCGCTCCCTCGCCCGTGCACGTAGCGGCAACATCGGCGTCTCGGCCGCCCTGGCCATGCCCTTGGTCATCACGTCCATGGCGCTGGCGATCGACTACGGCTACCTCACCGTCCAGAAGCGTGAAATGCAGTCGACGGTCGATCTCGCCGCGATCGCGGCGGCGGCCAACGTCTCGTCCGCGGAGAAGGCCGTGCTCAACCACTTCGCCAACAATGGCCTGAACTACGGCGTGTCGACGCCGAACGGGTTGTTGACCATCGATGGTAAGACCTTGCCGCCCGGTGACATCAACACCGCCAAGCTTGACGGCGTCGCAACCGTGACGCGCGGGCGCTACGTTCCCGATCCGTCGGTCGATGCCGGCCAGCGCTTCATCAAGGACGCAACGCCCACGGATGCCGTGCAGGTCATGCTCGAAAGGAAGGGCGACATCTTCCTCGCCTCGATCTTCACCAAGGCGCCGGACCTCAGCGTCTACGGCACGGCAGCCAGTTCGAAGATTGCCGCCTTCTCCGTCGGCTCACGCCTTGCAAGCCTCAATGACGGGCTGCTCAACTCAATCCTCGGGCAGATGCTCGGAACGACGATCTCGCTCAAGGTGATGGATTACCAGGCGCTCATCGACGCGGACATCGATATCCAGCCGTTCCTGAAGATCATTGCGACCAGGCTCAACCTGACGGCGGCCTCCTATGAGGACGTGCTGAAGGCAAACCTGACAATGCCGCAGCTGCTTGCCTCCATGCGGCTCGTCCAGGGCCTGTCCGGGACGGTCACGGCCGCACTCAAGAGCATCGAGCTTTCGACCTCCAGCGACAAGAGCACCTTCACGCTCGCGCAGATCCTCAACCTCGACCCGAAGAAGAGCCTGCAGATCGACGCCGGCTCCGATTGGGCGATGCGGGTGAGCGCGCTGCAGATCGTCTCAGCCGCCGCCGCGATTGCAAACGGCGAAAACCAGATCGCGCTGAATGCAGTGGCTGGCCTGCCGGGGATCGCATCTGCCAAGGTCAAGCTCGCAATCGGCGAGCCACCGGTCGAAACGCCGAGCCATCGCCTCGGCACGCCCGGTGCGGCGGTACGCACGGCCCAGACCCGCCTTGCCGTCGAAGTCAACGTCGACGGTCTGGCTGCCCTTGCCGGCATTCGCATCCGCCTGCCGATCTATGTCGAGCTCGCCTATGCGGAAGCCAAGCTCGCCGATATCCGATGCTATGGCGGCACGCCTGAAAATGCTTCGGTCAGCGTCGACGCAGTGCCCGGCATTGCCGAAATCGCCGTCGGCGACGTCGATCCGGCCGTCTTGTCGAACTTCTCGTCCGACGCCCGGGTGCAAAGAGCCAAGCTCGTCGACGCGCTGGTGGTCAAGATCGATGCACTCGCCCATGTCGAGGCGCAGAACCTCAAGCCGACGCGACTGAGCTTCAGCCCGTCCGAAGTTGCGGCCCGGTCGATCAAGACCGTCTCGACCAAAGACATCCTGACCTCGACGACGCAAACGCTCCTCAACAATCTCGACCTGAACATCCAGGTTCTGTTCCTGACGCTCGGCAGCCCGACCATCGTGCAGCAGGCACTGGCCCAGACGCTCGGAGCCGTCACCAAGCCGGTCGACGATCTGCTGTACAACCTTCTGCTGCTCGTCGGCGTGCGGGTCGGCGAGGCCGATGTGCGCGTCACCGGCGTCAAGTGCCAGTCGCCGGTGCTGGTGCAGTAG
- a CDS encoding TadE/TadG family type IV pilus assembly protein yields MSNFKRLLGGRDGAAAIEFAIIAPLFFMCVLTLIAYGVYLSAAHSIQQIAADAARTAIAGLSETERERLATDYIRRTTMDQAFIKSSRMTVTVKDDANNANQFTVRIKYDAGDLPIFNLFTFAMPSEQIERFATIRIGGV; encoded by the coding sequence ATGTCCAATTTCAAGCGCCTGTTAGGTGGCCGAGACGGGGCCGCTGCGATCGAATTTGCAATAATAGCACCGCTCTTCTTCATGTGCGTGCTGACCCTGATCGCATACGGCGTCTATCTGAGTGCCGCCCATTCCATTCAGCAGATCGCCGCCGATGCTGCCCGCACGGCCATTGCCGGCCTCTCCGAAACCGAGCGTGAACGGCTCGCGACCGACTATATCCGTCGCACGACGATGGATCAGGCCTTCATCAAGTCGTCGCGCATGACCGTCACCGTCAAGGACGACGCCAACAACGCAAACCAGTTCACCGTTCGGATCAAATACGACGCCGGCGACCTGCCGATCTTCAACCTGTTCACCTTCGCCATGCCGAGCGAACAGATCGAGCGCTTTGCAACCATCCGCATCGGAGGGGTCTGA
- a CDS encoding DUF1003 domain-containing protein, producing MPHFNDISKQLFGKPISELGEIEARILAHARDRRTLSTDSHAAFTAGLSFGERLADNIARVGGSWSFIIGFCGFLVCWVVINSVLLITGAFDPYPYIFLNLVLSMLAALQAPVIMMSQNRQAERDRFAAAKDYEVNLKSEVELIALHHKVDDVLLREISELRADLAALNRQLEHYRAPPAQQ from the coding sequence ATGCCGCATTTCAACGACATTTCGAAACAGCTTTTCGGCAAGCCGATCAGCGAGCTGGGCGAGATCGAGGCCCGCATCCTCGCCCACGCCCGCGATCGCCGGACGCTTTCCACGGATTCCCACGCGGCGTTTACGGCCGGGCTCTCCTTCGGCGAAAGGCTCGCGGACAATATCGCCCGCGTCGGCGGCTCCTGGAGCTTCATCATCGGCTTCTGCGGCTTTCTCGTCTGCTGGGTCGTGATCAATTCGGTGCTGCTCATCACCGGAGCGTTTGATCCCTACCCCTACATCTTCCTCAACCTGGTGCTTTCGATGCTCGCCGCGCTGCAGGCGCCGGTGATCATGATGTCGCAGAACCGCCAGGCCGAGCGCGACCGCTTCGCCGCGGCGAAAGATTACGAAGTCAATCTCAAATCGGAGGTCGAGTTGATCGCGCTGCATCACAAGGTCGACGACGTGCTGCTGCGCGAGATCTCCGAACTGCGCGCCGACCTGGCGGCGCTCAACCGTCAGCTCGAACATTACCGCGCGCCGCCCGCACAGCAGTGA
- a CDS encoding LTA synthase family protein: MASIDSAVARGSRVYVDRPGFATRHAKTLAATRSAFFSLFVAAVLVFLVELIVRQSLADSIAYMLDPTRPALTTVGAFFLILLAVDGIFGREHKSAVVIAPLAIIPAVVCQQKQVFLSDPLYPTDFLFGRQIMELMPVLVKDRPWTAVGIAVGLVVAVVGIALLLRFAWRTFPKLTTRERMARLAFALPLLVAFWNIMDYNQFSWIRDRLKVIPIMWDQTENYKHNGFALAFAINLPMANVSAPAGYMADAIDRIPVKPLPAGTSHRGKPDVIVLMSESFWDPTRLPNVKLSPDPMPTIREMQSGNVFSPEFGGMTANVEFEALTGFSNAFLPYGSIPYQQYIRNPIPSLATFFRGEGYVSRAIHPFQSWFWNRTAVYKAFGFDMFKSEENMPPMQKRGIFASDESLTDEIIRQADAMDDPFFFFAVTLQGHGPYEANRYANNTIKVEGDLPEADRQVLATYAQGIKEADDSLKKLMDWAKNRDRETVIVLFGDHLPPLNTVYTSTGFMKGVTAERKGSKEQMKAQHETPLVVWSNKTGPKKNVGTISPAFLSYQILKQSGYEHPYYTGFLGKVYDQYRVVDRYMLIRKNGKEVAEWSRQPKVPALLRDYRFLQHDMMFGDRFSTDRFFKSHADLFASAAETH; the protein is encoded by the coding sequence TTGGCCAGTATCGATTCCGCGGTTGCGAGAGGCTCACGTGTCTATGTCGATAGACCGGGCTTCGCCACACGGCACGCCAAGACGCTCGCGGCCACCCGCAGCGCATTCTTCTCCCTCTTCGTCGCAGCCGTTCTGGTATTCCTCGTCGAACTGATCGTGCGTCAGTCGCTTGCCGATAGCATCGCCTACATGCTCGATCCGACGCGCCCGGCGCTGACGACCGTTGGCGCCTTCTTCCTGATCCTGCTCGCTGTCGACGGCATTTTCGGTCGCGAGCACAAGTCGGCCGTGGTGATTGCGCCGCTTGCCATCATCCCCGCCGTCGTCTGCCAGCAGAAGCAGGTCTTCCTGTCCGACCCGCTCTATCCGACCGACTTCCTGTTCGGTCGCCAGATCATGGAACTGATGCCGGTTCTGGTGAAGGACCGCCCCTGGACGGCCGTCGGCATCGCTGTCGGCCTGGTCGTCGCCGTCGTTGGCATCGCCCTTCTGCTGCGCTTTGCCTGGCGCACCTTCCCGAAGCTCACGACCCGCGAGCGCATGGCCCGCCTCGCCTTCGCGCTGCCGCTGCTCGTCGCCTTCTGGAACATCATGGATTACAACCAGTTCTCCTGGATCCGTGATCGCCTCAAGGTCATCCCGATCATGTGGGACCAGACCGAGAACTATAAGCACAACGGCTTTGCGCTCGCCTTTGCCATCAACCTGCCGATGGCCAATGTCAGCGCGCCCGCCGGCTACATGGCCGACGCGATCGACCGCATCCCGGTGAAGCCGCTGCCGGCCGGCACCTCGCACCGCGGCAAGCCCGACGTCATCGTGCTGATGAGCGAATCCTTCTGGGATCCGACCCGCCTGCCGAACGTCAAGCTGTCGCCAGATCCGATGCCGACGATCCGCGAAATGCAGTCGGGCAACGTCTTCTCGCCGGAGTTCGGCGGCATGACCGCCAACGTCGAGTTCGAGGCGCTCACCGGTTTCTCCAACGCGTTCCTGCCCTATGGCAGCATCCCGTACCAGCAGTACATCCGCAATCCGATCCCGTCGCTTGCCACCTTCTTCCGTGGCGAAGGTTATGTCTCGCGCGCCATCCATCCGTTCCAGAGCTGGTTCTGGAACCGGACCGCCGTCTACAAGGCCTTCGGCTTCGACATGTTCAAGTCGGAAGAGAACATGCCGCCGATGCAGAAGCGCGGCATCTTCGCCTCGGACGAATCTCTGACCGACGAGATCATCCGCCAGGCCGACGCGATGGACGATCCGTTCTTCTTCTTCGCCGTCACGCTCCAGGGCCATGGCCCCTATGAGGCCAACCGCTACGCCAACAACACCATCAAGGTCGAAGGCGACCTGCCGGAAGCCGACCGCCAGGTGCTTGCCACCTATGCCCAGGGCATCAAGGAAGCCGACGACAGCCTGAAGAAGCTGATGGACTGGGCCAAGAACCGCGACCGCGAAACGGTCATCGTGCTCTTCGGCGACCACCTGCCACCGCTCAACACCGTCTATACCAGCACCGGTTTCATGAAGGGCGTGACGGCGGAACGCAAAGGTTCGAAGGAGCAGATGAAGGCGCAGCATGAAACGCCGCTCGTCGTCTGGTCGAACAAGACCGGTCCGAAGAAGAACGTCGGCACCATCAGCCCGGCCTTCCTCTCCTACCAGATCCTCAAGCAGTCCGGTTACGAGCACCCCTACTATACCGGTTTCCTCGGCAAGGTGTACGACCAGTACCGCGTTGTCGACCGCTACATGCTGATCCGCAAGAACGGCAAGGAAGTCGCCGAATGGTCGCGCCAGCCGAAGGTGCCGGCACTGCTGCGTGACTACCGCTTCCTGCAGCACGACATGATGTTCGGCGACCGCTTCTCGACCGACCGGTTCTTCAAGTCGCACGCGGACCTGTTCGCAAGCGCTGCCGAAACCCACTGA
- a CDS encoding NAD+ synthase → MTAHKNAPSLLRIAIAQLNPTVGDIAGNLAKAREARADAARQGADLLLLTELFISGYPPEDLVLKPAFLKACLQAVEKLAAETADGGPGVIIGFPRLAKTGRHNSVAVLDDGKVIAVRDKVDLPNYGEFDEKRVFDPGEMPGPVNFRGVRIGIPICEDIWGDLGVCETLAESGAEILLSPNGSPYYRGKVDVRHQVVLKQVIETGLPMIYANQLGGQDELVFDGASFAFNTDKSLAFQMSQFEEAISIVEWKKGDSGWHCEHGLKSRLPEREEADYRACMLGFRDYVNKNGFKNVVLGLSGGIDSAICAALAVDALGEERVRTVMLPYRYTSQESLKDAKECAEALGCRYDIVPISEPVEGFLSALSDTFEGTESGITEENLQSRTRGTILMAISNKFGSMVVTTGNKSEMSVGYATLYGDMNGGFNPIKDLYKMQVYTISSWRNTTVPPGALGPSGIVIPQNIIDKAPSAELRPNQTDQDSLPPYPVLDDILECLVEKEMGTDEIVARGHDEATVHRVEHLLYIAEYKRRQSAPGVKITKKNFGRDRRYPITNRFRDRG, encoded by the coding sequence ATGACCGCCCATAAAAACGCCCCTTCGCTCCTTCGCATCGCCATTGCCCAGCTCAATCCGACCGTGGGCGACATCGCCGGAAACCTGGCCAAGGCGCGTGAGGCGCGCGCCGACGCGGCGCGCCAGGGCGCCGATCTCCTGCTTTTGACGGAGCTGTTCATTTCCGGCTATCCGCCGGAAGACCTCGTTCTGAAGCCGGCCTTTCTGAAGGCGTGTCTCCAGGCCGTCGAAAAGCTCGCTGCCGAGACGGCCGATGGCGGTCCGGGCGTCATTATAGGCTTCCCGCGGCTGGCAAAGACCGGCCGGCACAATTCGGTAGCCGTGCTCGACGACGGTAAGGTGATCGCGGTCCGCGACAAGGTCGACCTACCGAACTACGGCGAGTTCGACGAGAAGCGCGTGTTCGATCCGGGCGAGATGCCGGGGCCGGTCAATTTCCGCGGCGTGCGCATCGGTATCCCGATCTGCGAAGACATCTGGGGCGATCTCGGCGTCTGCGAGACGCTGGCCGAAAGCGGTGCTGAAATCCTGCTGTCGCCCAATGGCTCGCCCTACTATCGCGGCAAGGTCGACGTGCGCCATCAGGTGGTGCTGAAGCAGGTGATCGAGACGGGCCTCCCGATGATCTACGCCAACCAGCTCGGCGGCCAGGACGAGCTGGTGTTCGACGGCGCCAGCTTCGCCTTCAACACCGACAAGTCGCTCGCCTTCCAGATGAGCCAGTTCGAGGAGGCGATCTCGATCGTCGAATGGAAGAAGGGCGACAGCGGCTGGCATTGCGAGCACGGCCTGAAGTCGCGCCTGCCGGAACGGGAGGAGGCGGACTACCGCGCCTGCATGCTCGGCTTCCGCGACTATGTGAACAAGAACGGCTTCAAGAATGTGGTGCTCGGCCTTTCCGGCGGCATCGACTCCGCCATCTGCGCGGCACTTGCCGTCGATGCGCTCGGCGAGGAGCGGGTGCGCACGGTCATGCTGCCCTACCGCTACACTTCGCAGGAATCGCTGAAAGACGCCAAGGAATGCGCCGAGGCGCTTGGTTGCCGTTACGACATCGTGCCGATTTCCGAGCCGGTCGAAGGGTTCCTCAGCGCTCTCTCCGATACGTTTGAAGGTACGGAGTCCGGCATCACCGAGGAAAACCTGCAGAGCCGCACCCGCGGCACTATTCTGATGGCGATCTCCAACAAGTTCGGCTCGATGGTGGTGACCACGGGCAACAAGTCGGAGATGTCGGTCGGCTACGCCACGCTCTATGGCGACATGAACGGCGGCTTCAACCCGATCAAGGACCTCTACAAGATGCAGGTCTACACGATCTCGAGCTGGCGCAACACCACGGTTCCGCCGGGCGCGCTCGGTCCTTCCGGCATCGTCATTCCGCAGAACATCATCGATAAGGCGCCTTCGGCCGAGCTTCGCCCGAACCAGACGGACCAGGATTCGCTGCCGCCCTATCCGGTGCTCGACGACATTCTCGAATGCCTGGTGGAAAAGGAAATGGGAACGGACGAAATCGTCGCTCGCGGCCACGACGAGGCGACCGTTCACCGGGTTGAGCATCTGCTCTACATCGCCGAATACAAGCGCCGGCAATCGGCGCCGGGCGTCAAGATCACCAAGAAGAACTTTGGCCGCGACCGCCGCTACCCGATCACCAATCGCTTCCGCGATCGGGGCTAG
- a CDS encoding TolB family protein gives MRSSVEIHDILTGKTRVVWQTDRLVEAPNWSRDGEHLIINGDGRLYRLSLDGSEPVEIDTGFATLCNNDHGLSPDGKTIAISDKTEFGKSAIYLLPAEGGTPRLVTRNLPSYWHGWSPDGKTLSYCGIRDQVFDIYTISVDGGEERRLTHGEGRNDGPDWSADGEWIYFNSSRTGQMQIWRIRPDGRDVTRITDSPYGDWFPHPSPDGKHLLVLSYDGDVFDHPRDLDVRLRLMDMDGGNARILFALFGGQGTINVPNWAPTGNRFAFVRYEPES, from the coding sequence ATGCGCAGTTCCGTCGAAATCCACGACATCTTGACCGGCAAGACGCGGGTTGTCTGGCAGACGGACAGGCTGGTCGAGGCGCCAAACTGGTCGCGCGACGGTGAGCATCTGATCATCAATGGCGACGGCAGGCTCTATCGGCTTAGTCTCGATGGATCCGAACCGGTGGAGATCGACACCGGCTTTGCCACGCTCTGCAACAACGATCACGGCCTCTCGCCGGATGGTAAGACAATCGCGATCAGCGACAAGACCGAGTTCGGAAAATCGGCGATCTATCTGCTGCCGGCCGAAGGCGGCACGCCGCGGCTCGTCACCCGCAACCTGCCGTCCTATTGGCACGGCTGGTCGCCCGACGGGAAAACCCTGTCCTATTGCGGGATCCGCGACCAAGTCTTCGACATCTACACGATCTCCGTCGATGGCGGCGAGGAGCGGCGGCTGACCCATGGCGAGGGCCGCAACGACGGGCCGGACTGGTCGGCAGACGGCGAATGGATTTATTTCAACTCCAGCCGTACCGGACAGATGCAGATCTGGCGGATCCGCCCGGACGGACGCGACGTCACGCGGATCACCGACAGCCCCTATGGCGACTGGTTCCCGCATCCGTCGCCTGATGGTAAGCACCTGCTGGTGCTTTCCTATGACGGCGATGTCTTCGATCACCCAAGAGACCTCGATGTTCGCTTGAGGCTGATGGACATGGACGGCGGCAATGCCCGCATCCTGTTCGCGCTCTTCGGCGGGCAGGGAACGATCAATGTTCCGAACTGGGCGCCCACGGGCAATCGTTTCGCCTTCGTCCGCTACGAACCGGAAAGCTGA
- a CDS encoding ankyrin repeat domain-containing protein, translating into MITRDLSANITLDTIRKQARAFLKAVKAGDASVRQRALPYFSEPTAMGLQDAQLVLAREFGFASWTRLKRHLEKAESGTPSTEQVANRFLALATVSYFGDIAADPERFSQALDLLKEHPEIAGDSIHVAAALGDAAAIDRFLDGDPKLAEKRGGPFDWEPLLYAAYARVPGRSSLPAGARLIVRGADANAYWLDDGQYRFTALTGVFGEGEAGPERQPPHPDCLAFARLLLNAGARANDSQALYNRMFEPDNSCLQLLLDHGLNADDRNNWLVRNDGGLVENGERVFDYQLAWALEKRMADRVRLLVAHGADVNRPIKGRTPYQWAELGGDPALAQYLVSRGATEAPLEDVERLARAIGEVKADEARELVDADPTLVARTQAAHPAILHEAVGEDRHDAVALMLSLGFDVNCMTSRTPLHEAALHGHVAMARRLLDHGANASARDPYHHAPPIGWAKYNGKDKMVAFLKDQPLDVFAAASFGVTARLADILDRQPDLIETPFGTFRGRGRPEPQHDWMTPLAFAVINGQAESVQLLLERGANARLRDGAAGPSIRDLAVEQGNAEIIALLRASAATPQ; encoded by the coding sequence ATGATCACGCGCGATCTTTCCGCGAACATTACCCTCGATACGATCCGCAAACAGGCCAGGGCTTTTTTGAAGGCCGTCAAGGCTGGGGATGCCAGTGTTAGGCAGCGGGCGCTTCCCTACTTCTCCGAACCGACCGCAATGGGCCTTCAGGATGCCCAGCTGGTGCTGGCCCGCGAATTCGGCTTTGCCAGCTGGACGCGGCTGAAGCGGCATCTGGAGAAGGCCGAGAGCGGCACGCCGTCGACCGAACAGGTCGCAAACCGGTTTCTTGCTCTGGCGACGGTCTCCTATTTCGGCGACATCGCCGCCGATCCCGAGCGGTTCTCTCAGGCGCTCGATCTGCTCAAGGAACATCCTGAGATTGCCGGGGACAGCATTCACGTGGCCGCCGCACTCGGGGACGCCGCGGCGATCGACCGCTTTCTCGATGGCGACCCGAAACTTGCAGAGAAGCGCGGTGGTCCGTTTGACTGGGAGCCGCTGCTCTATGCCGCCTATGCCCGCGTTCCCGGCCGCTCGTCGCTGCCGGCGGGCGCCCGCCTGATCGTGCGCGGGGCTGATGCAAACGCCTACTGGCTCGACGACGGCCAGTATCGTTTCACCGCTTTGACGGGCGTTTTCGGTGAGGGCGAGGCAGGGCCGGAGCGGCAGCCGCCGCACCCGGATTGCCTTGCCTTTGCGCGGCTGCTGCTGAATGCCGGTGCCCGGGCCAATGACAGCCAGGCGCTCTACAACCGGATGTTCGAGCCGGACAATTCCTGCCTCCAGTTGCTTCTCGATCATGGCCTCAATGCCGACGACCGCAACAACTGGCTGGTGCGCAACGATGGCGGTCTGGTCGAAAACGGCGAACGCGTCTTCGACTATCAGCTTGCCTGGGCGCTGGAAAAGCGGATGGCAGATCGCGTCCGGCTGCTCGTCGCGCACGGGGCCGACGTCAATCGCCCAATCAAGGGGCGCACGCCCTATCAATGGGCGGAGCTCGGCGGCGATCCGGCGCTGGCGCAATACCTCGTGTCGCGCGGCGCGACCGAAGCACCGCTGGAAGATGTCGAGCGGCTGGCCCGCGCCATCGGCGAAGTGAAGGCCGACGAGGCGAGGGAACTCGTCGACGCGGATCCGACGCTTGTGGCCCGAACCCAGGCCGCGCACCCGGCTATCCTGCACGAGGCGGTGGGCGAGGACCGGCACGATGCTGTGGCGCTGATGCTGTCGCTCGGCTTCGACGTCAACTGCATGACCTCGCGCACGCCGTTGCACGAGGCGGCGCTGCACGGCCATGTCGCAATGGCGCGGCGCCTGCTCGATCACGGCGCCAATGCCTCGGCCCGCGACCCCTACCATCATGCACCGCCGATCGGCTGGGCCAAGTACAACGGCAAGGACAAGATGGTCGCATTCCTGAAGGATCAGCCGCTCGATGTCTTCGCAGCCGCGTCCTTCGGTGTGACCGCGCGCCTCGCCGATATCCTCGACCGGCAGCCGGATCTGATCGAAACGCCATTCGGCACGTTCCGCGGCCGCGGCCGGCCGGAACCGCAGCACGACTGGATGACGCCGCTGGCCTTCGCGGTGATCAACGGGCAGGCAGAATCGGTACAGCTGCTTCTCGAAAGGGGCGCGAATGCGCGCCTGCGGGATGGCGCCGCGGGTCCATCGATACGCGATCTTGCCGTAGAGCAAGGCAATGCGGAGATCATCGCCTTGCTGCGCGCTTCGGCCGCCACTCCGCAATAG
- a CDS encoding diguanylate cyclase domain-containing protein, whose translation MRQAKRDKTVWAIHAACTLVAVLIIASLIYVLDRSVTEADRFGLSAERRLVANELRHQMDAVVQFQAQVSFWDKTYEELASGQASNSFITDELSGWLWEDYGFSWIIFTDPARNVSTALKNGVSVPAAVARVPLDEVDDLVEEAKRRYDNALRNNGGTYKLDVTTPDPQSVMPAVPGIHAVDLRDIDGRMSVAVVQAVIPETLVVPAERRDPVLMVAVRPVTPKMTREIAARLGIRGLAFVPLNERPAGSAYASVGRCTDSSCFVAAWVPKSPGGFVRAELLPSVIIMAIVAALLMAFVALRFSTLFAALQQSEALNRHLAKHDRLTGLMNRSGFDDMLAAALLRANTHPFTLVYADLDEFKEVNDRHGHAAGDAVLVAMAERFRNRAGSKGTVARLGGDEFAVILGDCSEAEARSLTAGLIADAQTPVAFNGQMLVVGGSAGIAFAPRHGQTARQLLLAADEALYLAKRRGRNRFETADDMVLPAEKNDGQSAA comes from the coding sequence TTGCGGCAGGCAAAACGGGACAAGACGGTCTGGGCGATCCATGCCGCCTGTACCCTGGTCGCGGTCCTGATCATTGCAAGCCTCATCTATGTGCTCGACCGGTCGGTCACCGAGGCCGATCGTTTCGGACTTTCGGCCGAGCGCCGGCTCGTCGCAAACGAACTGCGCCACCAGATGGATGCCGTCGTTCAGTTCCAGGCGCAGGTGTCCTTCTGGGATAAGACCTACGAGGAACTGGCGAGCGGGCAGGCCAGCAACAGTTTTATCACGGACGAGCTTTCGGGCTGGCTTTGGGAAGACTACGGCTTCTCCTGGATCATCTTCACGGATCCGGCGCGCAACGTTTCGACGGCGCTCAAGAACGGCGTGTCGGTTCCGGCCGCGGTGGCGCGCGTGCCGCTCGACGAGGTCGACGATCTCGTGGAGGAGGCCAAGCGCCGCTACGACAATGCGCTCAGGAACAACGGCGGCACCTATAAACTCGATGTCACGACGCCGGATCCGCAATCCGTCATGCCGGCGGTGCCCGGCATCCATGCGGTGGACCTGCGCGACATCGACGGACGCATGAGCGTTGCGGTGGTGCAGGCGGTCATCCCGGAGACTTTGGTGGTTCCGGCGGAACGGCGCGATCCGGTGCTGATGGTGGCCGTTCGACCGGTCACGCCGAAGATGACGCGTGAGATCGCGGCGCGGCTGGGTATCCGTGGACTGGCCTTTGTTCCGCTCAACGAGCGGCCAGCAGGCAGCGCCTATGCGTCTGTCGGGCGCTGCACCGATTCGTCCTGTTTCGTGGCCGCCTGGGTGCCGAAATCGCCCGGTGGGTTTGTCCGCGCGGAACTGTTGCCGAGCGTCATCATCATGGCGATTGTCGCCGCCCTGCTGATGGCCTTCGTGGCGCTGCGCTTCTCGACGCTCTTTGCCGCCCTGCAGCAAAGCGAAGCGCTGAACCGGCACCTGGCCAAGCACGATCGCCTGACGGGGCTGATGAACCGCAGCGGCTTCGACGACATGCTGGCAGCGGCGCTTCTGCGAGCGAATACCCACCCTTTCACGCTCGTCTATGCCGATCTCGACGAGTTCAAGGAGGTCAACGACCGCCACGGCCACGCCGCTGGCGATGCCGTTCTGGTGGCCATGGCCGAGCGTTTTCGCAATCGCGCCGGGTCCAAGGGAACGGTCGCCCGGCTCGGAGGTGACGAATTTGCGGTCATTCTCGGCGATTGCAGCGAGGCCGAGGCCCGCAGCCTGACGGCCGGCCTGATTGCCGACGCGCAGACGCCGGTCGCCTTCAACGGCCAGATGCTCGTCGTCGGCGGCAGCGCCGGCATTGCCTTTGCACCGCGGCACGGACAGACGGCGCGCCAGTTGCTGCTGGCTGCCGACGAAGCGCTCTATCTCGCCAAGCGGCGCGGCCGCAATCGTTTCGAGACGGCTGATGACATGGTGTTGCCGGCCGAGAAGAACGACGGCCAGTCGGCGGCCTGA